In Flavobacterium sp. WV_118_3, one DNA window encodes the following:
- a CDS encoding methyltransferase domain-containing protein, producing MAWNPERYDQFKKVRYQPFYDLAAFIQPKENLRAIDLGCGTGEQTAILSRQFPGSHFTGIDASAEMLEKSKAFVNENLYFKQTTTESVIHSDQKWDLIFSNAALQWSPDHEVLFPKLISCVQSDGQLAIQMPVQTENILNRILFDMVQEKPFSDYLKGYKRDSPVLSLDRYAQILFDNGIRDMQLLQKVYPIIAEDHKTLFEFISGTALLPYTERMDDDQQLHFKRVFLERIAAHFPKLPALYAFKRILLYGVKMV from the coding sequence ATGGCCTGGAATCCCGAACGATACGATCAGTTTAAAAAAGTCCGTTACCAACCATTTTATGACCTGGCGGCTTTTATTCAACCGAAAGAAAATCTTAGAGCGATCGATTTAGGTTGCGGAACCGGTGAACAAACCGCGATTTTATCCCGACAGTTTCCCGGAAGTCATTTTACCGGGATTGATGCTTCGGCCGAAATGCTGGAAAAATCAAAAGCGTTTGTAAACGAGAACCTATATTTTAAGCAGACGACAACCGAATCGGTTATCCATTCCGATCAAAAATGGGATCTGATTTTTAGTAATGCCGCGTTACAATGGTCGCCGGATCACGAAGTGTTGTTTCCTAAACTCATTTCTTGCGTTCAGTCCGATGGACAATTAGCGATACAAATGCCGGTGCAAACGGAGAATATTTTAAACCGGATTTTATTCGATATGGTCCAGGAAAAGCCCTTTTCAGACTATTTAAAAGGATACAAACGCGACTCACCGGTATTGTCTTTGGATCGTTATGCGCAGATTTTGTTCGACAACGGCATACGCGACATGCAATTGCTACAAAAAGTATATCCGATCATCGCGGAAGATCATAAAACCTTGTTTGAATTTATTTCCGGAACTGCCTTATTGCCTTATACAGAACGGATGGACGACGATCAACAGTTGCATTTTAAACGAGTGTTTTTGGAACGAATCGCTGCACATTTCCCAAAACTACCGGCATTATATGCTTTTAAACGAATACTGTTATACGGTGTAAAGATGGTTTAA
- a CDS encoding DUF1801 domain-containing protein produces MAAIKTRQTDANVHEFIDSFAATEQKKQDSYALVKIMQDFTGFEPKMWGPSIIGFGRYHYKSERSRQEGDWPLVGFSPRKAAISLYIHMGNEEQHPLLEKLGKCKISKGCIYVKKLADIDIEVVKELMGNTIQQLHEKYGKL; encoded by the coding sequence ATGGCCGCCATTAAAACCAGACAAACCGACGCCAATGTTCACGAGTTTATCGACAGCTTTGCCGCTACCGAACAAAAAAAGCAGGATAGCTATGCTTTGGTGAAAATCATGCAGGATTTTACCGGTTTTGAACCCAAAATGTGGGGACCATCAATTATCGGTTTCGGGCGCTATCATTATAAATCGGAGCGAAGCCGGCAGGAAGGAGACTGGCCTTTGGTTGGATTTTCACCGCGAAAAGCGGCTATTTCATTATACATTCATATGGGAAATGAAGAACAGCACCCGTTGCTGGAAAAGCTCGGAAAATGCAAGATAAGCAAAGGCTGCATTTATGTCAAAAAACTGGCGGATATCGATATTGAAGTGGTTAAGGAATTAATGGGAAATACGATACAACAATTGCACGAAAAATACGGTAAATTGTAA
- a CDS encoding tetratricopeptide repeat protein — translation MTKPNFLQTITILLLSATTFSQTTDNPELQKMADDDQNARKQPNIDWTILNKEDKTRRERTAQLFKEDRVKTAKDYLNAGIVFQHGSDSIDSAMAVKSFEKAIQLDETLNKWWYAAAVDRDLMRRGKPQIYGTQFVKNRTNGRWERYKIDPTQITDEQRKYYSVETLAEQEAKERAMNLKSVSAYYNEQKAIDPIIQLLKSEVAKGKQSEYDVSEERINSFGYELLESGKTNEALKILKLNTELYPKGFNTFDSYGEILLQTGATKKALQAYQKSLKLNPDNDNAKKVLETHNIRIK, via the coding sequence ATGACAAAGCCAAACTTTCTTCAAACAATAACGATACTATTGCTATCGGCTACAACCTTTTCACAAACAACAGACAACCCGGAACTTCAAAAAATGGCCGATGATGATCAAAATGCCAGAAAGCAACCGAATATTGACTGGACGATTTTAAATAAAGAAGACAAAACAAGACGCGAACGAACCGCACAATTGTTTAAAGAAGACCGGGTAAAAACCGCGAAAGACTATCTCAATGCGGGGATTGTATTTCAGCACGGCAGTGACTCGATCGATTCGGCTATGGCGGTCAAAAGTTTTGAAAAAGCCATACAATTGGACGAAACACTGAATAAATGGTGGTATGCGGCGGCAGTCGACCGGGATTTAATGCGAAGAGGAAAACCACAGATTTACGGAACACAATTCGTTAAAAACAGAACTAACGGACGGTGGGAACGTTATAAAATCGATCCGACGCAGATAACCGACGAACAGCGAAAATACTATAGCGTAGAAACGCTTGCCGAACAGGAAGCGAAAGAACGGGCGATGAATTTAAAATCGGTTTCGGCCTATTATAACGAACAAAAAGCGATTGATCCGATCATTCAATTACTCAAATCGGAAGTCGCCAAAGGGAAACAATCGGAATACGATGTTAGTGAGGAAAGGATCAATAGTTTCGGATATGAATTATTGGAATCGGGAAAAACGAACGAAGCCCTGAAAATTTTAAAACTAAACACCGAATTGTATCCGAAAGGTTTTAATACGTTCGACAGCTACGGCGAAATATTACTACAAACCGGTGCGACAAAAAAGGCGCTTCAGGCTTATCAAAAATCATTAAAATTAAACCCGGATAATGATAATGCAAAAAAGGTACTCGAAACACATAACATCCGAATAAAATAA
- a CDS encoding polysaccharide deacetylase, which yields MSLKHLFQILLYLFVTSANAQSDVRQYTRYTGYGQFNREDLIVLRRFQQNGQLQYLTVNCTTLETRIVPATALQVQTASWETLKKQFKDTPYLKALQYASSQSFSLQDAGIIHGYPKEKGITLTIDLCPSHKPLDRNIFTDLIAAFGTIEKPVPVALSLSGHFLENHRDDIGWLQQLEKNNAIRITWINHTYSHFYDPKFPLQENFLLKPGTDINFEILQNEVVMLEQGLIPSVFFRFPGLVSDNKVVGLVTDYGLIPIGSDAWLAKGQSATSGSIVLIHGNGNEPVGVSDFIRLLKNEKNAVLEKQWLLYDLSNSIGSEFKN from the coding sequence ATGTCCTTAAAACACTTATTCCAAATTTTGTTGTACCTGTTCGTTACCTCGGCGAATGCACAATCTGATGTTCGCCAATATACACGTTACACTGGCTACGGACAATTCAACCGGGAAGATCTGATCGTTTTAAGACGTTTTCAACAAAACGGACAATTGCAATATCTAACCGTAAATTGTACGACACTCGAAACCCGGATTGTACCCGCTACCGCATTACAGGTTCAAACTGCTTCCTGGGAAACACTGAAAAAACAATTTAAGGACACGCCCTATTTAAAAGCCTTGCAATATGCCTCTTCACAATCTTTTTCGTTACAGGATGCGGGGATTATTCACGGCTATCCGAAAGAAAAAGGCATTACACTAACCATCGACCTTTGTCCGTCGCACAAACCGTTGGACCGGAACATTTTTACCGATCTTATAGCTGCATTTGGTACCATTGAAAAACCGGTTCCGGTAGCACTTTCCCTATCCGGACATTTTCTGGAAAACCATCGTGACGATATCGGATGGTTACAACAACTCGAAAAGAATAATGCGATCCGTATTACCTGGATCAACCATACGTATAGTCATTTTTATGACCCTAAATTCCCCTTACAGGAGAATTTCCTACTCAAACCCGGTACCGATATTAATTTCGAAATACTACAAAACGAGGTTGTCATGCTCGAACAAGGACTTATCCCATCGGTATTTTTCCGGTTTCCCGGATTGGTATCGGATAACAAAGTCGTTGGTCTTGTAACGGATTACGGACTGATTCCAATTGGTAGTGATGCCTGGCTTGCAAAAGGACAATCAGCGACTTCCGGAAGTATTGTGCTGATTCATGGTAATGGTAATGAACCGGTTGGTGTTTCGGATTTTATCCGGTTGCTGAAAAATGAAAAAAATGCCGTACTGGAAAAACAGTGGTTGCTTTATGATCTTAGCAACAGTATCGGTTCCGAGTTTAAAAATTAG
- a CDS encoding NAD(P)H-binding protein: MKTIKIAVIGGTGKSGKYLVQQLLKKGFSIRLLLRNPENYDTQNPLLEIVKGDVRNFESVLLLLQDCDRVVSTLGQPKGEPTIFSTATGHIIRAMRHYKLSRYIVTTGLNVNTPTDAKSDTVQMATRWMYDHFPETTYDKQKEYELLAQSDLDWTMIRLPLIRQTNESFPYHTSLTDCPGAFISTTDLADFVLQEMEQPRFMRQAPFLYSFDQ, encoded by the coding sequence ATGAAAACTATAAAAATTGCCGTAATTGGCGGCACTGGAAAATCCGGAAAATACCTTGTACAACAACTGCTTAAAAAAGGTTTTTCCATTAGATTACTACTTCGGAATCCCGAAAATTATGATACTCAAAATCCTTTGCTTGAAATTGTAAAAGGCGATGTCCGCAATTTTGAATCGGTATTGCTTTTGTTACAGGACTGTGATAGGGTGGTAAGTACACTTGGACAACCCAAAGGCGAACCTACGATTTTTAGCACCGCAACCGGCCATATTATAAGAGCCATGCGCCACTATAAATTATCACGTTATATTGTAACAACCGGATTAAATGTAAACACGCCAACCGATGCTAAAAGTGATACAGTACAAATGGCCACTCGCTGGATGTATGATCATTTCCCGGAAACCACATATGATAAACAAAAGGAATACGAACTACTCGCGCAAAGTGATCTGGACTGGACGATGATTCGGTTGCCTTTAATCCGGCAAACCAACGAATCGTTTCCGTATCATACTTCCCTGACCGATTGCCCCGGTGCTTTTATCAGTACTACCGATCTGGCCGATTTTGTGCTACAGGAAATGGAACAACCTCGTTTTATGCGACAAGCGCCCTTTCTATATAGCTTTGATCAATAA
- a CDS encoding helix-turn-helix domain-containing protein, giving the protein METPIHSQMACNKAIMAVHDAMYVLGGKWKISIIASLLFGKKRYSDILKDVDGISGKMLSRELKEMEINQLIKRTVITTQPVSVMYELTPYGETVQPVITILAQWGIAHRDLITKGTASVEL; this is encoded by the coding sequence ATGGAAACACCGATTCACTCACAAATGGCCTGTAATAAGGCAATAATGGCGGTACATGATGCAATGTATGTTTTGGGCGGTAAATGGAAGATTTCGATTATTGCATCGTTGCTATTCGGAAAAAAACGCTATTCCGATATTTTAAAGGATGTCGATGGAATTTCCGGAAAAATGCTCAGTCGGGAGTTAAAGGAAATGGAAATAAATCAATTGATCAAACGTACGGTGATCACGACACAACCGGTTAGTGTGATGTACGAACTCACACCTTATGGCGAAACGGTACAACCGGTAATTACGATTCTGGCACAATGGGGAATTGCGCACCGGGATCTGATTACCAAAGGAACTGCCAGCGTAGAATTGTAA
- a CDS encoding NAD(P)H-dependent oxidoreductase — protein MELIESLKWRYATKKFNTEKVNPDTIDQIINATNLSASSTGLQPYRLIVVENPELKKELGEGSFNTQIANSSHLLVFAAFEKVTLEQIEDYMNHIATVRAIPVENLADFKNALVNGILSRGDEHNFQWAARQAYIGLGTAMIAAADLRVDSTPMEGFDPEKFDRLLGLQEKGLKSVVVLALGYRDAENDTFATFKKVRLPQEEFAITVA, from the coding sequence ATGGAATTAATCGAAAGCCTTAAATGGCGTTATGCGACTAAAAAATTCAACACCGAAAAAGTAAATCCCGATACTATCGACCAGATTATTAATGCGACCAATTTATCGGCTTCTTCAACCGGATTACAGCCGTATCGCCTGATTGTAGTCGAAAACCCGGAACTTAAAAAAGAATTGGGCGAAGGTTCTTTTAATACGCAAATTGCCAATTCCTCTCATCTATTGGTTTTTGCCGCATTTGAAAAAGTCACTCTTGAACAAATTGAAGACTATATGAACCATATTGCGACCGTACGCGCAATTCCGGTTGAAAATCTAGCTGATTTTAAAAATGCATTGGTAAACGGTATCTTGTCACGCGGCGACGAACACAATTTCCAATGGGCCGCCCGACAAGCCTATATCGGTCTTGGAACCGCAATGATTGCTGCTGCCGATTTACGTGTCGATTCCACACCTATGGAAGGCTTCGACCCTGAAAAATTCGATCGCCTTTTGGGTTTACAGGAAAAAGGATTAAAAAGTGTTGTGGTACTGGCTTTAGGTTACCGCGATGCCGAAAATGATACTTTTGCGACTTTTAAAAAAGTGCGTTTACCGCAGGAAGAATTTGCCATTACTGTGGCTTAA